One genomic window of Paraburkholderia phytofirmans PsJN includes the following:
- a CDS encoding metallophosphoesterase: protein MRRSSFLVRFILIGILLHIYVGLRLIPDMPIDMTGRWLCALWLVLSIFLIPLGMLARTIKQQPLGDRLAWVGLLAMGFFSSLLVLTFARDLMLASLLTVDAIWPNTIAIPHWRTGSAAAVPLLALLSTLVGLFNARRRAKVVTIEVPIDDLPAALDGFTIVQISDIHVGPTIKRRYVDAIVDAVNRLKPDLIAVTGDVVDGSVPQLTNHTQPLSRLSARHGAFLVTGNHEYYAGANAWIDEFRRLGLNVLLNEHVIVDHDGARAVIAGVTDYSAGHHDPAHRSDPVAALAGAPGDVLIKVLLAHQPRSAEAAAAAGFTLQLSGHTHGGQFFPWNFFVRLQQPFTAGLARLNGLWVYTSRGTGYWGPPKRLGAPSEITRLRLVPGEPD, encoded by the coding sequence ATGCGCCGCTCATCGTTTCTCGTTCGCTTCATCCTGATTGGCATTCTCCTGCATATCTACGTGGGCTTGCGTCTGATTCCAGACATGCCGATCGATATGACTGGCCGCTGGCTCTGTGCGTTGTGGCTCGTGCTGTCGATCTTTCTGATTCCGCTCGGCATGCTGGCGCGCACGATCAAACAGCAACCGCTCGGCGACCGGCTCGCATGGGTCGGCCTGCTGGCGATGGGCTTCTTCTCGTCGTTGCTGGTCCTGACTTTCGCGCGCGACCTCATGCTCGCTTCGCTTCTCACCGTCGATGCAATCTGGCCGAACACCATCGCCATCCCGCACTGGCGAACCGGCTCCGCTGCGGCAGTGCCGCTGCTCGCGCTGCTCTCCACGCTCGTCGGCCTGTTCAACGCTCGCCGCCGCGCGAAGGTGGTGACGATCGAAGTGCCGATCGACGATTTGCCCGCCGCGCTCGACGGCTTCACGATCGTGCAGATCAGCGATATTCACGTCGGTCCGACCATCAAACGACGCTATGTCGATGCAATCGTCGACGCGGTGAATCGCCTCAAGCCGGATCTGATCGCTGTTACCGGCGATGTCGTGGACGGCAGCGTGCCGCAGTTGACCAACCATACGCAGCCGCTGTCGCGGTTGAGCGCGCGCCACGGCGCTTTTCTCGTGACCGGCAATCACGAGTATTACGCCGGCGCCAACGCCTGGATCGACGAATTCCGGCGTCTGGGCTTGAACGTCCTGCTGAACGAGCACGTGATCGTCGATCACGACGGCGCGCGCGCCGTGATCGCCGGCGTGACCGATTATTCAGCCGGCCATCACGACCCGGCGCACCGCAGCGATCCAGTCGCGGCGCTGGCCGGCGCACCCGGCGACGTACTGATCAAAGTGCTGCTCGCCCACCAGCCACGCTCAGCCGAAGCCGCGGCAGCAGCCGGCTTCACGCTGCAGTTGTCTGGTCACACGCATGGCGGCCAGTTCTTCCCGTGGAATTTCTTCGTGCGCCTTCAGCAACCTTTCACCGCCGGCCTCGCGCGGCTGAACGGACTCTGGGTGTACACGAGCCGTGGCACAGGCTACTGGGGGCCGCCAAAGCGTCTGGGCGCACCTTCCGAAATCACCCGCTTGCGCCTCGTACCCGGCGAGCCCGATTAA
- a CDS encoding malonic semialdehyde reductase — protein sequence MILSDQALDQLFREARTHNGWQQKPVDDAVLKQLIELVLLGPTSANSSPGRFVFVRTPEGKEKLRPALSPGNLEKTMAAPVTAIVGMDMAFYEHLPKLFPHADARSWFAGNDKAIADTAFRNSTLQGGYLILAARALGLDTGAMSGFDAAKVDEAFFAGTTVKSNFLINLGYGDPSKLFPRSPRFAFDEAAQIV from the coding sequence ATGATTCTTTCGGACCAGGCGCTTGATCAGCTTTTTCGCGAAGCGCGCACGCATAACGGCTGGCAGCAAAAACCGGTCGACGACGCCGTGCTCAAGCAACTCATCGAGCTCGTACTGCTGGGCCCGACCTCGGCCAATTCGAGTCCGGGCCGCTTCGTCTTCGTCAGGACGCCGGAGGGCAAGGAGAAGCTGCGCCCGGCTTTGTCGCCAGGCAATCTCGAGAAGACGATGGCAGCGCCAGTTACGGCGATCGTCGGCATGGACATGGCGTTTTACGAGCACTTGCCGAAGCTGTTTCCGCATGCCGATGCGCGCAGCTGGTTTGCCGGTAACGACAAGGCGATCGCCGACACGGCATTTCGCAATTCGACGCTGCAAGGCGGCTATCTGATTCTTGCCGCGCGCGCGCTCGGCCTGGACACGGGCGCTATGTCGGGGTTCGATGCCGCCAAGGTCGACGAAGCATTCTTTGCCGGCACGACCGTGAAGTCGAACTTCCTGATCAATCTGGGCTACGGCGACCCGTCGAAACTGTTCCCGCGCAGCCCGCGCTTCGCTTTCGACGAGGCCGCGCAGATCGTCTGA
- a CDS encoding alpha-ketoglutarate-dependent dioxygenase AlkB family protein: MTDLFADFTDALPAPDVDWYPDWLSPEQAARALTQLIGEVEWRQDMMGTPAGRVPLPRLTAWQGKPDAVYVYSGIRNVPQAWTPTVAELKSAAESICDAHFNSVLINRYRSGTDSMGWHADREPELGMQPVIASVSLGVARTFDLRHNKTGVVQSFSLKGGSLLVMKGNTQADWRHRVPKEPRVAGERINLTFRWVTPRARVG; encoded by the coding sequence ATGACGGATCTTTTTGCGGATTTTACCGATGCTCTGCCGGCGCCCGATGTCGACTGGTATCCCGATTGGCTGTCGCCTGAACAGGCGGCACGAGCGTTGACGCAACTCATCGGCGAAGTCGAATGGCGTCAGGACATGATGGGCACGCCTGCCGGGCGTGTGCCGCTGCCGCGCCTGACCGCCTGGCAAGGCAAGCCTGACGCCGTGTATGTCTACTCGGGTATTCGCAACGTTCCACAAGCGTGGACGCCGACCGTCGCTGAACTGAAGTCCGCCGCGGAGTCGATTTGCGACGCGCATTTCAATAGCGTGCTGATCAACCGCTACCGCAGCGGCACGGACAGCATGGGCTGGCATGCGGACCGCGAACCCGAACTCGGCATGCAACCGGTGATCGCCTCGGTGAGCCTGGGCGTCGCACGCACGTTCGATCTGCGGCACAACAAGACCGGCGTCGTGCAGTCTTTTTCGCTGAAGGGCGGCAGCTTGCTGGTGATGAAGGGCAACACGCAGGCGGATTGGCGGCATCGGGTGCCGAAGGAGCCGCGCGTGGCGGGCGAGCGCATCAATCTGACGTTTCGATGGGTGACCCCGCGCGCACGTGTTGGCTGA
- a CDS encoding ABC transporter substrate-binding protein — protein sequence MANTRRAACRALGALALCAGFGALTLATPGAYAQDKQITLGFAQVGAESAWRTANTESIKSAAADAKIKLKFSDAQQKQENQIKAIRSYIAQKVDVIAFSPVVESGWEPVLREAKAAKIPVILTDRNIDTKDTSLYVTMIGSDFLEEGRRGGHWLEDHFKNDQGPINIAELQGTVGSAPANDRHSGLVEVIKSDPKFKIIASQSGDFTLAGGKQVMEAFIKTYGNKINVVYAHNDDMALGAIQAMEEAGMHPGKDITVVSFDATKGGFQAMAAGKMNVDVECSPLLGPQLMSAVKDVVAGKSLPKRILTEETVFPMSVAAQTLPTRKY from the coding sequence ATGGCGAATACACGACGCGCCGCATGTCGTGCGTTGGGCGCGCTCGCACTCTGCGCGGGCTTCGGTGCGCTGACACTGGCCACGCCGGGCGCTTACGCGCAGGATAAACAGATTACGCTGGGTTTTGCGCAAGTCGGCGCGGAAAGCGCATGGCGAACCGCCAACACCGAGTCGATCAAGTCAGCAGCGGCCGACGCAAAGATCAAGCTCAAGTTCTCCGACGCCCAGCAGAAGCAGGAAAACCAGATCAAAGCGATCCGCTCATACATCGCGCAGAAAGTCGACGTGATCGCGTTCTCGCCGGTCGTCGAGTCGGGCTGGGAACCTGTACTGCGCGAGGCTAAAGCCGCGAAGATTCCGGTGATTCTCACCGACCGCAACATCGATACGAAAGACACCTCGCTCTACGTGACGATGATCGGCTCGGACTTCCTGGAAGAAGGCCGCCGCGGTGGTCATTGGCTCGAGGATCACTTCAAAAACGATCAAGGCCCGATCAACATCGCTGAACTTCAGGGAACGGTCGGATCGGCGCCTGCCAACGACCGGCACTCGGGTCTCGTCGAAGTGATCAAGAGCGATCCCAAGTTCAAGATCATTGCTTCGCAAAGCGGCGACTTCACGCTCGCCGGCGGCAAGCAGGTCATGGAAGCGTTTATAAAGACATATGGAAATAAAATAAATGTAGTTTATGCGCATAACGACGATATGGCGCTCGGCGCCATCCAGGCGATGGAAGAGGCCGGCATGCATCCGGGCAAGGACATCACCGTCGTTTCGTTCGATGCGACCAAGGGCGGCTTCCAGGCCATGGCTGCGGGCAAGATGAACGTCGATGTGGAGTGCAGTCCGCTGCTGGGGCCGCAACTGATGTCGGCGGTGAAAGATGTCGTGGCCGGCAAGTCGCTGCCCAAGCGCATCCTGACGGAAGAGACGGTATTCCCGATGAGCGTCGCCGCGCAGACATTGCCGACGCGCAAGTACTGA